The following proteins are co-located in the Dyadobacter chenwenxiniae genome:
- a CDS encoding HAD family hydrolase, producing the protein MINGILLDYGGTIDTNGLHWANVLWESYQRNQVNVDRDAFAEAYKFGERALAIKPIIEPHHIFYDVLFLKVEQQFSFLREKGFELNDAAIEAIASECNDFARTTVEKAAPVLAGLSQKYPLVMVSNFYGNINHVLKDFGIRDYFQAVVESAVVGVRKPSPQIYQLGIDQLALPPAECVVIGDSYSKDIQPAKSLGCKTIWLNVKGWDEADTDFKVSDADVEITDFAQIADTITILG; encoded by the coding sequence ATGATAAATGGCATTCTACTAGATTACGGCGGTACGATCGATACCAACGGCCTGCATTGGGCTAATGTTTTATGGGAAAGTTACCAGCGTAACCAGGTAAATGTGGATAGGGATGCATTCGCAGAGGCGTACAAATTCGGCGAGAGAGCCCTGGCGATCAAACCGATCATTGAACCGCATCATATATTCTATGATGTTTTGTTTCTGAAAGTTGAGCAGCAATTCAGCTTTTTGAGAGAAAAAGGATTTGAATTAAATGATGCAGCGATTGAGGCGATAGCAAGCGAGTGTAATGATTTTGCACGCACTACTGTTGAAAAAGCCGCGCCGGTTTTGGCCGGGCTGTCGCAAAAATACCCGCTTGTGATGGTTTCCAATTTTTATGGAAACATCAATCATGTTTTGAAGGATTTCGGCATTAGGGATTATTTCCAGGCTGTTGTTGAATCTGCTGTGGTTGGCGTCCGGAAGCCCAGCCCGCAAATTTATCAGCTCGGAATTGATCAACTGGCGTTGCCTCCTGCGGAATGTGTCGTGATAGGGGATTCGTATTCCAAAGACATTCAGCCAGCCAAGTCCTTAGGCTGTAAAACAATCTGGCTGAATGTGAAAGGATGGGATGAAGCCGATACGGACTTCAAAGTTTCGGATGCGGATGTTGAGATTACCGATTTTGCCCAAATAGCGGATACAATTACAATTTTGGGTTAG
- a CDS encoding PfkB family carbohydrate kinase: MYDICTIGHITLDKVVTAQSVKYMPGGTSFYFSKALRQFDVDYMLVTALAEEENHIVSALRDENIQVFSQPSEHTVYFENIYSANQDHREQNVLHKAAPFTTAQMPDIESRIFHLGPLLSDDITVDLLKSLAQKGTVSLDIQGYLRYVKDQKVLYKDWADKKEALPHVSILKANEFEMEVVTGTSDVRKGAEYLADLGVKEVIITLGSKGSLIYKDNDFFRIPAYKPTAIVDATGCGDTYMAGYLSKKIQGADIQEAGEFGAAMATLKIQSSGPFSGNAAMVEEVLQYGECDREMIAHAIYQ; encoded by the coding sequence ATGTACGACATTTGTACCATAGGGCACATTACTTTGGATAAAGTAGTAACTGCCCAGTCTGTCAAATACATGCCCGGCGGCACGTCGTTCTACTTTTCGAAGGCGCTTCGCCAATTCGATGTGGACTACATGCTGGTGACGGCGCTGGCAGAAGAAGAAAACCATATTGTATCTGCATTAAGGGACGAAAACATCCAGGTGTTCTCGCAACCGAGTGAACATACTGTGTATTTTGAAAATATCTATAGTGCCAATCAGGACCACCGCGAGCAGAATGTGCTGCATAAAGCTGCACCGTTCACGACGGCGCAAATGCCTGACATTGAATCGCGGATATTTCATTTGGGTCCTTTGCTTTCCGATGATATTACTGTGGATCTGTTGAAATCGCTTGCCCAAAAGGGCACAGTTTCACTGGATATCCAGGGTTATTTGAGATATGTAAAAGACCAGAAAGTTTTGTATAAAGACTGGGCTGACAAAAAAGAAGCGCTTCCGCATGTTTCGATCCTCAAAGCAAATGAGTTTGAAATGGAAGTGGTGACAGGCACCAGCGACGTGCGCAAGGGCGCTGAATATCTGGCGGACCTTGGTGTAAAAGAAGTGATTATCACACTGGGCAGCAAAGGCTCACTGATCTATAAAGACAATGATTTTTTCAGGATTCCGGCTTATAAGCCAACGGCGATCGTGGATGCGACCGGCTGCGGGGATACTTATATGGCGGGTTATCTGAGTAAAAAAATACAAGGAGCTGATATCCAGGAAGCGGGTGAGTTCGGAGCGGCAATGGCCACTTTGAAAATCCAGTCATCCGGGCCGTTTTCGGGTAATGCCGCAATGGTTGAAGAAGTGCTCCAATATGGAGAATGTGATCGTGAAATGATCGCCCACGCAATTTATCAATAG
- a CDS encoding DUF4833 domain-containing protein, whose protein sequence is MKNAVSIVLAISLLLCSYSGSQSAVKNSKASVAEPDEFPVPKNIPGLLFYIQRDPNANTIIYHLNLDEQGQLSRKNPVDAFWIRYTDGGERRDLNYLQRKFAYGINSKPLGNATYELRSVAYSKMPLYLRKDSKNEYHVYANINKKECILSRVFIRIDGGTFWSPNVLYIELKGTETATGKTVTQRIKPV, encoded by the coding sequence ATGAAAAACGCAGTTAGTATCGTGCTGGCTATTAGCCTGCTGCTGTGTTCGTATTCAGGAAGTCAATCTGCTGTCAAAAATTCAAAGGCGTCCGTTGCTGAGCCCGACGAATTTCCCGTACCAAAGAATATCCCCGGATTACTTTTCTACATTCAGCGTGATCCCAATGCGAATACAATCATTTATCATCTTAACCTGGATGAGCAGGGCCAGTTAAGTCGTAAGAATCCTGTTGACGCGTTTTGGATCAGATACACCGATGGTGGGGAAAGAAGGGATCTCAATTACCTGCAAAGAAAATTTGCTTACGGGATCAACTCCAAGCCGCTGGGAAATGCGACCTATGAACTGCGGTCGGTGGCTTACTCGAAAATGCCGCTTTATCTTCGCAAGGACAGCAAGAACGAGTATCACGTTTACGCGAACATTAATAAAAAGGAATGCATTCTGAGCCGGGTCTTCATCCGGATCGACGGGGGGACGTTCTGGTCTCCCAATGTACTATATATCGAACTTAAGGGAACTGAGACGGCTACCGGGAAGACGGTAACCCAGCGGATTAAACCAGTATGA
- a CDS encoding sterol desaturase family protein has protein sequence MAKNYVSNSKGSSRMFKNNLLESLSKVHFSVPLFIFIPVIVYFSWKSLQPGGLVWYDFVLTVLGGLFVWTFTEYFMHRFVFHFSPKGKWMERIHFIFHGVHHDYPNDSKRLVMPPSVSIPLATGFYFLFAIFMDEFRVAAFFSGFMTGYLFYDMSHYALHHANFKSPFWKKLKKHHMEHHYADSEKGYGVSSDFWDRIFKTKESKREKAELHQT, from the coding sequence ATGGCTAAAAATTATGTCTCAAACTCAAAGGGATCTTCAAGAATGTTTAAAAATAATCTTCTTGAATCCCTTTCGAAGGTCCACTTCAGCGTACCGCTCTTCATTTTTATTCCGGTAATCGTTTATTTTTCCTGGAAATCGTTGCAGCCAGGAGGTTTGGTTTGGTATGATTTTGTTCTGACAGTTCTCGGCGGCTTGTTCGTCTGGACGTTCACAGAATATTTCATGCATAGGTTCGTGTTTCATTTTTCGCCCAAAGGAAAGTGGATGGAACGGATACACTTTATTTTTCACGGAGTGCATCACGACTATCCCAATGATTCTAAGCGACTTGTGATGCCGCCGTCAGTAAGTATTCCGTTAGCGACTGGATTTTATTTTTTATTTGCCATTTTTATGGACGAATTCCGTGTCGCTGCTTTTTTCTCAGGTTTTATGACCGGGTATTTGTTCTATGATATGAGCCATTATGCATTGCACCATGCGAACTTCAAATCTCCATTTTGGAAGAAATTGAAAAAGCATCATATGGAGCATCATTACGCTGATTCTGAAAAGGGTTATGGTGTAAGCTCAGACTTTTGGGACAGGATATTCAAGACGAAAGAAAGCAAACGGGAGAAAGCTGAACTACATCAAACCTAA
- the cmoA gene encoding carboxy-S-adenosyl-L-methionine synthase CmoA — translation MTETPQPEQDNVFKDEITKVSDFKFGTTVVKVFDDMVSRSVPFYNEMQRMLGEIAADHVKEGSFVYDLGCSTGTTMIEVDKLIPSDVRFIGIDESTEMLEKCDVKLKEAGFVRPYELVTGDLHETLPIKNASVVILCLTLQFVRPLYRERLLRNIYEGLNPGGVLLLVEKVLAESTVFNRDFIKYYYNYKRRNHYSEMEISQKREALENVLIPYKLSENLLLLKETGFGDCETFFKWYNFSGLIAYKK, via the coding sequence ATGACAGAGACACCGCAGCCCGAACAGGACAATGTTTTCAAAGATGAAATTACCAAAGTGTCGGATTTTAAATTCGGGACAACAGTTGTAAAAGTTTTTGACGACATGGTCAGCAGATCAGTCCCGTTTTACAACGAAATGCAGCGCATGCTGGGAGAAATTGCGGCGGATCACGTCAAGGAAGGAAGTTTTGTGTACGATCTGGGATGTTCGACAGGCACAACGATGATCGAAGTGGACAAGCTTATTCCATCGGATGTCCGGTTCATAGGAATCGACGAGTCGACCGAAATGCTTGAAAAGTGTGATGTGAAATTGAAAGAAGCGGGTTTTGTCCGGCCTTACGAGCTTGTAACGGGTGATCTGCATGAGACATTGCCGATCAAGAATGCTTCCGTTGTTATTCTTTGTCTCACATTGCAATTCGTCAGGCCGCTTTACAGAGAGCGGTTACTGCGCAACATTTACGAAGGACTGAACCCTGGAGGCGTGTTGCTGCTGGTGGAAAAAGTGCTTGCCGAGAGTACGGTTTTCAATCGTGATTTTATTAAATATTATTACAATTATAAGCGCCGTAACCATTACAGCGAGATGGAAATTTCGCAAAAAAGGGAGGCCCTGGAAAATGTTCTCATACCATATAAGCTGTCTGAAAATCTGCTTTTATTGAAGGAAACGGGCTTTGGAGATTGTGAAACTTTCTTCAAATGGTATAATTTTTCAGGTCTAATCGCTTATAAAAAATGA
- a CDS encoding methyltransferase family protein encodes MMVTIGNFFFRFRNILFIFLYLLLFLPSPLLFKPEHFGEKYYLFPIILGLLVTFSGEIIRGITIGLAYIIRGGRDRRVYAEKLVTEGIFKHCRNPLYVGNILMLLGVGILSNSLVYVGIVMPSFLFIYQAIVLAEENFLRNKFGADFDQYCRKVNRWIIDFKGMSETFNDMRFNYKRWILKEYNTLFVWLVGITAIILFRYPELTPDSDTRVRLFIGIVVFFGLVYGYIKYLKKSGKMTDSLA; translated from the coding sequence ATGATGGTCACAATCGGCAATTTCTTTTTCAGGTTCAGAAACATATTGTTCATTTTTCTATATCTGCTTTTGTTCTTACCCTCGCCTTTGCTATTTAAGCCAGAGCATTTTGGAGAGAAATATTATTTGTTCCCAATCATTCTGGGGCTTTTAGTGACATTCTCGGGTGAGATAATCCGTGGAATTACGATCGGGCTTGCATACATTATCCGCGGCGGCCGGGATCGCAGGGTTTATGCGGAAAAGCTGGTAACGGAGGGAATTTTTAAACATTGCCGAAACCCACTTTATGTTGGAAATATCCTAATGTTGCTGGGTGTCGGGATTTTATCGAATTCTTTGGTATATGTGGGCATTGTTATGCCGTCTTTTTTGTTCATCTATCAGGCGATCGTGCTGGCAGAAGAGAACTTTCTGCGCAACAAGTTCGGCGCCGACTTTGATCAATATTGCAGGAAAGTGAACAGATGGATCATCGATTTTAAAGGCATGTCAGAGACTTTCAATGATATGCGTTTCAATTATAAACGATGGATTTTAAAGGAATACAACACGTTGTTCGTCTGGTTAGTAGGGATCACGGCTATCATATTATTCAGGTATCCCGAGCTTACACCTGACAGTGATACGCGTGTGAGGCTTTTCATAGGCATTGTCGTTTTTTTTGGTCTCGTTTATGGATATATTAAATATTTGAAAAAATCCGGCAAAATGACAGACAGCCTGGCCTAG
- a CDS encoding NAD(P)/FAD-dependent oxidoreductase: MKIVIVGGGFAGVNLALDLAKHNKFEVTLVDKNNYNFFPPLIYQVATAFLEPSSISYPFRKLFKGKGNLAFRLGELQSVVTTENKIILSNGELGYDYLVFATGAETNFFGMENVKRNATPMKTVEDAIGMRNRLLQQMERATISEDPEEVRKLLTVVIAGGGPTGVEISGMFAEMRNGILRQEYPELAGKGSEIYLVDGGDALLSPMSEASQKDTYEALRKLGVKIKLNTHVSDFVDDKVCFSEGECIEAKTLIWAAGVTGKVFEGIPPEAYGRGRRMLVDAYNKLIGSYNIYAIGDASLQQTDPNFPNGHPQVAQVAIQQGKTLAQNFRRLAEHQPLKPFAYHDKGSMAIIGRAKAVVDMPSPKLHFKGVIAWLAWLFIHLISLINHRNRIKTLYNWMVAYFTKDQSLRMIIKPSVTEKVQEPVLKE, translated from the coding sequence ATGAAAATTGTCATTGTAGGAGGAGGTTTTGCAGGTGTAAACCTTGCGCTCGACCTCGCTAAGCATAATAAGTTCGAAGTTACGCTCGTAGATAAAAACAATTATAATTTTTTCCCGCCGCTGATCTACCAGGTCGCTACGGCATTTTTAGAGCCTTCCAGCATAAGCTATCCGTTCCGGAAACTTTTCAAGGGTAAAGGCAATCTGGCGTTCCGGCTTGGAGAGTTGCAAAGCGTGGTAACGACCGAGAACAAGATCATTCTTTCAAACGGAGAGCTGGGATACGACTATCTGGTTTTTGCAACCGGTGCCGAGACGAATTTCTTCGGCATGGAGAATGTAAAGCGCAATGCAACTCCTATGAAAACCGTGGAAGATGCCATCGGTATGCGGAACAGGCTTCTGCAGCAAATGGAGCGGGCCACCATTTCAGAAGATCCCGAAGAAGTCCGCAAGCTTTTGACCGTTGTCATAGCCGGTGGCGGACCGACCGGCGTGGAGATTTCCGGCATGTTCGCCGAGATGCGAAATGGGATTTTGAGACAAGAATATCCCGAACTGGCAGGAAAAGGAAGCGAGATCTATCTGGTTGACGGCGGTGATGCCTTGCTTTCGCCCATGAGCGAAGCTTCTCAGAAAGACACTTACGAGGCTTTGCGGAAATTAGGTGTGAAAATCAAGCTGAATACACACGTTTCCGATTTCGTGGACGACAAGGTTTGTTTCAGCGAGGGTGAATGCATTGAAGCAAAAACATTGATCTGGGCTGCAGGCGTTACGGGAAAAGTCTTTGAAGGCATTCCGCCGGAAGCCTATGGCCGCGGACGCAGAATGCTTGTGGACGCTTACAATAAATTAATTGGCTCGTACAACATTTACGCAATCGGCGATGCAAGCCTGCAGCAAACGGACCCGAATTTTCCGAACGGGCATCCGCAGGTCGCACAAGTAGCCATTCAGCAGGGAAAAACACTTGCGCAGAATTTCAGAAGATTGGCCGAACATCAGCCACTAAAACCCTTCGCGTACCATGACAAGGGTTCTATGGCGATCATTGGCAGGGCAAAAGCGGTTGTGGATATGCCATCGCCCAAGCTCCATTTCAAAGGCGTGATCGCATGGCTGGCGTGGCTGTTTATTCACCTGATCTCGCTCATTAACCATCGAAACCGGATTAAAACACTTTACAATTGGATGGTGGCTTATTTTACCAAAGATCAGTCACTTCGAATGATCATTAAGCCGTCTGTCACGGAGAAAGTCCAGGAGCCGGTTTTAAAAGAGTAA
- a CDS encoding GAF domain-containing protein, which translates to MEPTIIDVIQDAPYGLQNIDSSISFRNFISFLEKKAGQEQTVKKTFFSMVLDRLRSNPAFSADIDISNIADFREELSLVYGMLMPPVTNEDEVFWALSTPVSPVVFYGTSGFYKLMTDNSGCVRCEIADKTVVNVKQKMKKLYSFILERLYHFPPLHENDLIIALNDDKTGLKRYYRANLDTRFADVYAKGSLPELDLEEIRKELQESDDITVLTRLLPLSLFRFEGFSVIMFTDVTGEHAVDSIKSAILDRASNDANTYFRNVTDALKMLACSSDIDFGLLPVLRVNNKLVFDRSTVLFSKLMSAALMDDRAEEMYLSMANQYFQAPKVLLMRNLAMEDESKQDFIRILKSDGVESYALLPVYYDRKAIGVLEVYSKSHKAIDERVLARLDAALPFIGQMMKYYIDEFNVEIDNVIREKFTSLQPAVQWRFRETAWHYLRDKSPKLPSPPVETIQFRNVYPLYGAIDIRNSTVERNAALRDDLHLQFDLLIKTFTILKQKLGFGLADEMIYKCKKWIEEIDNDTTDSDEMRVRDFLEYEAHPFLIHFKEARAFQAVSETSGDENEELVDVIDSYFEITDEQTGAAYSNRRALEASMQKVNSSVNLYLDLFRKEIQQSYPCYFEKFRTDGIEYDIYIGQSIEPEKKFSELYLKNIRLWQLTSMAAIAKITNSLISQMEKPLQTTQLIFIHSTSIDISFRDDERRFDVEGAYNIRYQVIKKRIDKVHIKGTGERLTQPGKIALVYFNSKSAEEYVGYIRYLQEKKTLNDDLEFLDLEELQGVTGLKALRIGVNLESDWD; encoded by the coding sequence ATGGAACCGACTATTATTGATGTAATCCAAGATGCACCATACGGTCTCCAGAACATCGACTCTTCCATCTCGTTCAGAAATTTTATCAGTTTTCTGGAAAAGAAAGCAGGACAGGAACAAACAGTCAAAAAAACATTTTTCTCCATGGTGCTGGACAGACTTCGGTCGAATCCGGCGTTTTCTGCCGATATTGACATTAGCAATATCGCGGATTTCAGAGAAGAATTGAGTTTGGTCTATGGCATGCTAATGCCACCCGTTACAAACGAAGATGAGGTTTTCTGGGCACTCAGCACACCTGTTAGTCCTGTCGTATTTTACGGGACATCGGGCTTTTATAAATTGATGACGGATAATTCCGGCTGCGTCCGGTGCGAAATTGCCGATAAGACGGTCGTCAATGTGAAGCAGAAAATGAAAAAGCTTTACTCGTTTATCCTCGAACGTCTGTATCATTTTCCGCCCCTGCACGAAAACGACCTCATTATTGCGCTTAATGATGACAAAACGGGTCTGAAAAGATATTATCGTGCCAATCTGGACACCCGGTTTGCCGACGTTTACGCCAAAGGAAGTCTGCCTGAGCTGGATCTCGAGGAAATTCGGAAGGAATTACAGGAATCTGATGATATTACTGTCCTCACCCGTCTGCTGCCACTTTCATTATTCCGGTTTGAAGGTTTTTCCGTTATAATGTTTACGGATGTAACGGGAGAGCATGCGGTTGATAGCATTAAGAGTGCAATCCTGGATAGAGCCTCGAACGACGCTAACACGTATTTCAGAAATGTCACCGATGCTTTGAAAATGCTTGCCTGCAGTTCGGATATTGATTTTGGCCTCCTGCCTGTGTTGCGTGTGAACAATAAGCTGGTTTTTGACCGGAGCACAGTACTTTTTAGCAAGCTGATGAGCGCGGCACTAATGGACGACCGGGCGGAGGAAATGTACTTGTCCATGGCCAATCAATATTTTCAGGCGCCTAAGGTGCTGTTAATGAGAAATCTGGCTATGGAGGATGAGAGTAAGCAGGATTTTATACGCATTCTCAAGAGTGATGGAGTAGAGTCTTATGCCTTGCTGCCGGTTTACTACGACCGCAAAGCCATAGGCGTACTTGAAGTGTATTCCAAATCACATAAAGCGATCGATGAGCGTGTGCTTGCGCGGCTGGATGCTGCACTTCCGTTTATAGGACAAATGATGAAATACTACATTGACGAATTTAATGTAGAGATAGATAATGTTATCAGGGAGAAATTTACATCTTTACAACCTGCCGTTCAATGGAGATTTCGGGAAACTGCCTGGCATTATCTGCGTGACAAATCGCCCAAACTGCCTTCTCCCCCTGTTGAGACCATCCAATTCCGCAATGTGTATCCGCTGTATGGAGCCATTGATATCCGGAATTCCACAGTAGAGAGAAATGCTGCGCTGAGAGACGATTTGCACCTACAATTTGACTTATTGATAAAAACCTTTACAATTTTAAAGCAGAAACTGGGATTCGGGCTGGCCGATGAAATGATCTATAAATGCAAAAAATGGATCGAAGAAATAGACAATGACACTACGGACAGCGACGAAATGCGCGTGCGCGATTTTCTCGAATATGAAGCGCACCCTTTTTTAATCCATTTCAAGGAAGCAAGGGCTTTTCAGGCTGTGTCGGAAACTTCCGGTGACGAGAATGAGGAACTGGTCGACGTGATTGACAGCTATTTTGAAATAACAGACGAACAAACCGGTGCTGCCTACTCAAACCGGCGCGCGCTGGAAGCTTCCATGCAGAAAGTCAATTCTTCCGTGAATTTGTATCTGGACCTGTTCAGGAAAGAAATACAGCAATCCTATCCCTGTTATTTCGAAAAATTCAGGACGGATGGAATCGAATACGACATTTATATCGGACAGTCCATTGAGCCGGAGAAAAAGTTCAGTGAATTGTATCTCAAAAATATACGTTTGTGGCAATTAACCTCCATGGCAGCTATCGCGAAAATCACCAATTCGCTCATTTCACAAATGGAGAAGCCTTTGCAAACCACGCAGTTAATCTTTATTCACTCTACCAGCATTGACATCAGTTTTCGTGACGATGAACGCAGGTTTGACGTAGAAGGCGCTTATAACATTCGCTATCAGGTTATTAAAAAGCGCATTGATAAAGTACATATTAAAGGGACTGGCGAACGGCTTACCCAACCCGGAAAGATAGCACTCGTTTATTTTAATAGTAAATCTGCCGAAGAATATGTAGGTTATATCCGGTATTTACAGGAAAAAAAGACTTTAAATGATGACCTCGAATTCCTTGATCTGGAAGAATTGCAGGGCGTCACCGGATTGAAGGCACTCAGGATCGGGGTGAACCTCGAATCCGACTGGGACTGA
- a CDS encoding Pycsar system effector family protein: MNYNHRLDKVRHHVHHFFGTKALAQLSYHNLVHTEAVVSNAVQIANHYRLEDRETFIVVTAAWFHDTGYSTGEAAGHEQRGAVLAAEFLRSEEIEDSVIKEVEGCILATIWPQNPQSFLQQIVCDADLFHFGTPEFSDWNKLVRKEAEQRAGKKIDKAQWRKSTIALLESHIFQTDYCRDLLDKQKQKNIEKLKQKELESSGIPEEIVSITQTPVVEPAEQPFTPATAPEIMDIRKIKNDRPDKGIETMFRISSNNHQRLSDMADNKAHIMITTTSIIISVLLSILIRKLEDNTYLIIPTMLLLTVCMVTMVFSILATRPTIPHGTFTQEDIDTKNVNLLFFGNFYRMSYNDYSNGMQRMMNDREFLYGSLTKDVYSQGVVLGRKYRLLRIAYNVFMFGIVVSVIAFVFASALFEH, from the coding sequence ATGAATTACAACCATCGGCTCGATAAGGTAAGGCACCATGTCCATCATTTTTTTGGTACAAAAGCACTGGCGCAGCTCAGTTACCATAATCTGGTGCATACCGAAGCCGTTGTGTCCAATGCCGTTCAAATTGCCAATCATTACCGGTTGGAAGACAGAGAAACCTTTATTGTGGTTACTGCCGCCTGGTTTCACGACACAGGTTACAGCACCGGCGAAGCAGCCGGTCACGAACAAAGAGGAGCCGTCCTTGCTGCCGAATTTCTGCGATCAGAAGAAATAGAAGACAGTGTTATAAAGGAAGTGGAAGGTTGTATCCTGGCAACAATATGGCCGCAAAACCCGCAAAGTTTCCTTCAGCAGATCGTATGCGACGCCGATCTTTTCCACTTTGGCACGCCCGAGTTTTCCGATTGGAACAAGCTTGTGCGCAAGGAAGCGGAGCAGCGCGCAGGAAAAAAAATAGACAAGGCGCAATGGCGTAAAAGCACCATCGCTCTACTCGAATCGCACATATTTCAGACCGATTACTGCCGAGACCTGCTTGACAAGCAAAAGCAAAAAAATATTGAGAAATTAAAACAAAAAGAGCTGGAAAGTTCGGGCATACCGGAGGAGATTGTCAGCATAACCCAAACACCTGTTGTGGAGCCCGCCGAGCAACCGTTTACACCTGCAACGGCGCCGGAAATCATGGATATCAGAAAAATCAAGAACGACCGGCCCGACAAAGGGATCGAAACCATGTTCAGGATCAGTTCCAATAACCATCAGAGGCTAAGCGATATGGCTGATAACAAGGCACATATCATGATTACAACCACTTCCATTATTATTTCGGTTTTGCTGAGTATCCTAATCCGCAAGCTGGAAGACAACACCTATCTGATCATCCCAACCATGCTGCTGCTCACTGTTTGTATGGTTACGATGGTCTTTTCGATTCTCGCTACACGCCCTACCATTCCGCATGGCACATTCACCCAGGAGGATATTGACACTAAAAATGTGAACCTGCTTTTCTTCGGGAATTTTTACCGGATGTCTTATAACGATTATTCCAATGGCATGCAGCGCATGATGAACGACCGTGAATTCCTATATGGCAGTTTGACCAAAGATGTTTATTCTCAGGGCGTTGTACTGGGCAGGAAATACAGGTTATTGCGTATCGCCTACAATGTTTTCATGTTCGGTATAGTCGTATCCGTGATTGCTTTTGTGTTTGCTTCCGCACTTTTTGAACATTGA